CGAGGCCGGCGTTCTCGCCGGTTGGCTGCCGGTCGAGACTCCGGAGGGCAAAGGCGTGACGCTCTCTTGGGGCCCACCGGTGGTCGGTCGCTGGCAGGATCTCGGCGTCCGGTCACCTCGGCCGGCGTGGCCGTTGGCGACGGCGGAGGGATTCCGTTTGCCGGTGCGGGCGCGCCTGGTCGGGGAGGCGGAATCCTGGCGCCAGCGCGGCGAGACCGCGACTCCGATCGACCTCCGAGAGCCGGTGCCGGGGGTGATCTTCGACTTCGGGGCCGTGGTTTCGGGAGTCCTGCACCTCGAGCTCGGCGGTGGCGAAAACGTTCGCTGTGCCCTCGCCTTCCTGTCCGATCGGCCGAGTGACCCCTTCACCTCTGATGGCGTCGGTGAAGGTGCGCTGGTGCGGCCGGTGGTCCCGGTGCCGGGGAATCGGCGCTGGCAGGCGGCGGAGGCGGTGTCCTTTCGCTACGTCACCGTCCTCGGGGCGATCGGCGGGGCCACGGCCTGGCTCGAGCCGGCCGCCGCCGACGGCGAGGAGGCCGAGGCGAAGGGCCCCTTGGGACTCTCGGGGCCGCGCCTACGAACGCCGATCGAGGACGAAATCCGGCGCGAGCTCCAGCGCTTCCCGGGCCTCACAGGGGCGGAAGAACTCTAGCTCCGCCTTGGCCCGGGCCGAGTAGTCGCGGGCGATCTGACGGGTTTCGTCGAGGGTGCCCTCGCGCTCGACGAGCTCGAGGATTTGCTGAGCGGCGACGCGCTCGAAGGCGCGGTCCTCGAGAACCTGGGCGATCAGCTGACGGTCGGCCGGCGCGATCCGCGGCAGGAGCAGGATCAGCGGTAGCGTCAGCTTGCCCTCCTTGAGGTCCGAGAGCACCGGCTTGCCGAGCTCCTCCTCACGGCCATCGAAATCGAGCAGGTCGTCGACCAGCTGAAAGCAGACGCCAAGATGGGCGCCGTAGCGCTCGAGAGCCTCTCCGGCCTCCGGCCGCAGCGGCGGAATCAAGGCCGGGACGGCGCAAGCGGCGGCAAACAGGCGCGCCGTCTTGCGGTCGATGATCTCGAAGTACTCGTCGGTGGTGAGATCGATCGCCCCCAAGCGATGCAGTGCCAGGAGCTCCCCTTCGGTCATCCGCAGGGTGGCGTCGACCAGCTTCTGGAGCACTTCGACGCGCTGGTGGGACAAGGCCTTCTGCATCGCCAGGGTATAGATCCAGTCCCCCAGGAGAACCGTCGGGTGATTGCCCCAGATCTGATTGAGGGTGGCTTGGCCGCGGCGCAGATCGGCGTGATCGATGACGTCATCGTGGATCAGGGTGGCGGTGTGGATCAGCTCGACCACCGCGGCGTAGGTCACCTCTTCCTCGCCGTCGCGGCCGAGGAGGCGCGAAGCCAGCAGCACCAGGGCCGGTCGCACTCGCTTGCCGCCGCCCTCGGCGAGGTAGGTGCCGGCCTCGCGAATGCGCGGCACGTCCGCTGCCAGGGCCTCCCGGAACACCGCTTCGGTGGCCTCGAGCTTGTCCGCGATCAAGGCGAGGAAGGACGCCGGGGAGCGGCGTGGGGTGAGGGGGGTGGGCTGCGATGGCAAGGGCTGGCCTTTCATGGTTTTCTCTGCGCTGCGCCGGGCCTAGAAGGCCTCGACCGGGGTGAAGCTCTCCTCGCCGACCAACTCGCCGTCGGTGAAGCGAAAGACCTTGCCGCTCTCGAAATACCACCAGGAAGTGTCCTTGCGGCTTGAGGAGACCCGCTCCTTGACCTCGTCTGGTTTGCCCATCTGGGCGTAGATGCGGCGTTCGTCGTCGCTACGAATGCCGGCGACGAAGCGCTGCAGGGTCTGCACGAACTCGGCGTCCTCGATCACGATCGGCACCACCAACGGATTGCTCTTCTCCAGGCGGCGGCTGATGTCGAGGGTTTCGAGGGCCTGCAAGCGCTCGCCGGCGGGCTTGCGCACGGCCACTCCGACGATCAGCTCATAGGCGTTGTAGTAGCGATGCCAGTGCCACTCGATGCTGTATTCACCGCGCTCGTCGGTCACAGCCGTCAGGCGGGTGGAATCGCGCTTCTCGCGGCTCAGACGCCTCAGATTGACCCGGCTCCGAGAAGCTTCGAGCACCACCCGAACGCCGGGCAAGGGCTTGCCGGCGGCATCGGTGACGATGCCGGTGACGCGGACCGCCTCGCCGTCGCGGTAGGAGGCCGCCGCCGGAAGGGTGCCCAAGGCGAGCAGGAGGAGGCCGATGACGGCGAGGTTCTTCACGAGCTCCGGTAGTTGGTGAAGTTCAAGGGAACGTCGAGATCCATTTCCTTGAGGTGCGCGATGACCTCCTGGAGCTGGTCCCGCTTCTTGCCCGAAATGCGCAGCGAGTCGCCCTGGATCGAGGCCTGAACCTTGAGCTTCAAGCGCTTGATCTCGGCGACGATCTTCTTGCTCGTCTCGGTCGGGATGCCCTGTTGAAAGGTGACCGTTTGTCTTGCCGTGCCGCCCGCCGCCGGTTCGACCTCACCAAAGCGGCAGGACTTGAGGTGAATCTTGCGCCGCACCAGCTTGCTCTTGACCACCTCGAGGGCCTGGCTGACGTTGAAGTCGTCGTTGGCTCGCAGGTGGATTTCTTCGCCTTCGAGGGCAACCCCCGCTTGCGCCTTCTTGAGGTCGTAGCGGCTGGTGATTTCGCGGGCCGCCTGGTCGACGGCGTTGCGGACTTCCTGGAAGTCGACGGTGGAGACGATGTCGAAGGAGTTGTCGGCGGCCATGAATCGAGCCCTTGTCCGCGGGGCACCCGCAGACCTGGTCATTATAGCGAGAACCGGCGCCCCGGTCGTGGCGCGGTACGGGAGTCGTGGACGCCTCTCCGGAGGCGGCCGAAGGCGGAGGATACCCCAAGCTCTGCTGCCGGTGCAGGACGGCCGCGGCGGGAGTCGATCTCGGTCCGAGCCGCCGAGCCGGTACCGCCTCTCCGCGGCGGCTCAGTTGTCGCGCCAGAGAATGGTCGCCGGGGGCGAGAACACCCCCTCCTCGGAAAGCGGTTGGTAGCCTGAAATCTCGAAGCGGGTCTTGCCCCCTTCGCGGTCTTCATAGGCCACCTCGAGCAAGCGATCGCCTTCCTCGGCAACCACGAAACGGGCGCTCGCCAGCTCGACGGTGGCGCTGAGCGGGGTCAGCTCGACCACCGTGAGCTTGCCTTCCGAGGTCGCCGTCGCCTGGTAGCGGGTTGCGAGCTGTTCGACCGACAGCAGGAGCAGGTCGAGACCGGGCTCCGCTTCCGGATCGACCCGATAGCGCCGTCCGGTGCTGTCGTCCCGCACCCAGAAGTGAGCTTCGTCGCCGCACACCAGGAAGCTCTTCGGGTAGGGGTCCTGGTAGTCCCAGCGCAGGCAGTCGGGAAGTGCCAACGCGAGATCCCCATTCTCCTGCTCGCCTTCCGGGAAACCCGCCGGCACATAGTGATGGACGAAGCTG
This sequence is a window from Acidobacteriota bacterium. Protein-coding genes within it:
- a CDS encoding polyprenyl synthetase family protein — encoded protein: MKGQPLPSQPTPLTPRRSPASFLALIADKLEATEAVFREALAADVPRIREAGTYLAEGGGKRVRPALVLLASRLLGRDGEEEVTYAAVVELIHTATLIHDDVIDHADLRRGQATLNQIWGNHPTVLLGDWIYTLAMQKALSHQRVEVLQKLVDATLRMTEGELLALHRLGAIDLTTDEYFEIIDRKTARLFAAACAVPALIPPLRPEAGEALERYGAHLGVCFQLVDDLLDFDGREEELGKPVLSDLKEGKLTLPLILLLPRIAPADRQLIAQVLEDRAFERVAAQQILELVEREGTLDETRQIARDYSARAKAELEFFRPCEAREALELAPDFVLDRRS
- a CDS encoding YajQ family cyclic di-GMP-binding protein, with translation MAADNSFDIVSTVDFQEVRNAVDQAAREITSRYDLKKAQAGVALEGEEIHLRANDDFNVSQALEVVKSKLVRRKIHLKSCRFGEVEPAAGGTARQTVTFQQGIPTETSKKIVAEIKRLKLKVQASIQGDSLRISGKKRDQLQEVIAHLKEMDLDVPLNFTNYRSS
- a CDS encoding carboxypeptidase-like regulatory domain-containing protein encodes the protein MKNLAVIGLLLLALGTLPAAASYRDGEAVRVTGIVTDAAGKPLPGVRVVLEASRSRVNLRRLSREKRDSTRLTAVTDERGEYSIEWHWHRYYNAYELIVGVAVRKPAGERLQALETLDISRRLEKSNPLVVPIVIEDAEFVQTLQRFVAGIRSDDERRIYAQMGKPDEVKERVSSSRKDTSWWYFESGKVFRFTDGELVGEESFTPVEAF
- a CDS encoding outer membrane lipoprotein carrier protein LolA encodes the protein MKHCRFAILGLFALLALLPTAAHSVDPWSALTTLRDGLREGGPTRASFVHHYVPAGFPEGEQENGDLALALPDCLRWDYQDPYPKSFLVCGDEAHFWVRDDSTGRRYRVDPEAEPGLDLLLLSVEQLATRYQATATSEGKLTVVELTPLSATVELASARFVVAEEGDRLLEVAYEDREGGKTRFEISGYQPLSEEGVFSPPATILWRDN